One Olsenella sp. oral taxon 807 DNA segment encodes these proteins:
- a CDS encoding DNA starvation/stationary phase protection protein, whose amino-acid sequence MLESKLNKLLANYAVEYHKLQTLHWYVKDHAFFQAHAKLEDYYNEAYEAVDEIAEKLRMIGGKPLANMDEFKANATISEAKGEFVTQKQAFATAKADFEQLLADVKDIKHDADEEDNYLISAFADDLIETLSKDIWMLGQSED is encoded by the coding sequence ATGCTCGAGAGCAAGCTCAACAAACTTCTGGCCAACTACGCGGTGGAGTACCACAAACTCCAGACCCTCCACTGGTATGTGAAGGATCATGCGTTCTTCCAGGCGCATGCCAAGCTGGAGGACTACTACAACGAGGCCTATGAGGCAGTTGACGAGATTGCCGAGAAGCTGCGCATGATTGGTGGCAAGCCGCTCGCTAACATGGACGAGTTCAAGGCTAACGCGACGATCAGCGAGGCAAAGGGTGAGTTTGTTACCCAGAAGCAGGCCTTTGCGACGGCGAAGGCCGACTTCGAGCAGCTGCTTGCCGACGTCAAGGACATCAAGCATGACGCAGATGAGGAGGACAACTACCTCATCAGCGCCTTTGCCGACGATCTTATCGAGACCCTGTCCAAGGACATCTGGATGCTCGGACAGTCCGAGGACTAG